From one Acidimicrobiales bacterium genomic stretch:
- the msrB gene encoding peptide-methionine (R)-S-oxide reductase MsrB, whose amino-acid sequence MSPEMAKTDEEWRRDLTPEQFQVLRKKGTERAFTGKYVDAKDDGTYRCAACGAALFMSDTKFDSGTGWPSFTEPAVAEAVELIEDRSHGMVRTEVVCRSCGGHLGHVFDDGPGPGGQRYCINSVSLDLDTDTPPGAGG is encoded by the coding sequence ATGAGCCCCGAGATGGCGAAGACCGACGAGGAGTGGCGCCGGGACCTGACGCCCGAGCAGTTCCAGGTGCTGCGCAAGAAGGGCACCGAGCGGGCGTTCACCGGAAAGTACGTCGATGCAAAGGACGACGGCACCTACCGGTGCGCGGCGTGCGGCGCCGCCCTGTTCATGTCCGACACGAAGTTCGACTCGGGCACCGGCTGGCCGAGCTTCACCGAGCCGGCGGTGGCCGAAGCGGTCGAGCTGATCGAGGACCGCAGCCACGGGATGGTGCGCACCGAGGTCGTGTGCCGGAGCTGCGGTGGCCACCTGGGCCATGTCTTCGACGACGGCCCCGGCCCCGGCGGCCAGCGCTACTGCATCAACTCGGTGTCCCTCGACCTCGACA
- a CDS encoding GGDEF domain-containing protein, translating into MNRLRGVALPAARSATRVHGGVDMAPLHLRLLLLQVLRVALAGIAAVTALVLPGPLGVGRGAGVVALCVTYAVTSTALELARRRFALRSAALVGGLILFDGAFLAVVMGLTGGPQSVLSFLVLVHVIAVTLLLSFRNGLKAALWHALLLFVLSWLFEAGVVSARPGVTPEQSAVLGALALLIVAVATAWFSSLNEGELRRGKAEMRALADMGSRMAATRDRAELLQALLDGVARAFGHQRAAVVLLDTPTLHPASLDTVTHATASGDGAAPGATSGATPLAPVIGPAIAHAGAPPAASTATAFVLAGDGRAAPAATGPAAGSHAGRPAADGGGAGAARPLLVRRLDDGSDRLLATALPGASNVIVAPLVIEGRAVGAVAVERAGGRRARVTARTVELLGQFAAHAALALRAAALQAEVERMASTDALTGVANRRSFESALRRELARATRRGESCGLIVLDVDHFKRVNDTYGHQAGDEVLARVGQALGDAARATDIVARYGGEEFAVILPSSTGADAVRVAERLRAAVGENRGPVAVTVSAGAAVFPVDGSDASALVAAADAALYKAKRQGRDRTVRFRRPRPLRVAAAS; encoded by the coding sequence GTGAACCGCCTCCGCGGCGTCGCCCTGCCCGCTGCGAGGAGTGCGACGAGGGTGCACGGCGGCGTCGACATGGCGCCCCTCCACCTGCGCCTGCTCCTCCTCCAGGTCCTGCGCGTCGCGCTCGCGGGCATCGCGGCGGTAACGGCGCTCGTGCTGCCCGGGCCGCTCGGGGTCGGCCGCGGGGCAGGGGTCGTCGCCCTCTGCGTGACCTACGCGGTCACCTCGACGGCGCTCGAGTTGGCCCGCCGTCGCTTCGCCCTGCGCAGCGCGGCGCTGGTCGGCGGGCTCATCCTGTTCGACGGCGCCTTCCTCGCCGTCGTGATGGGCCTGACGGGTGGCCCCCAGAGCGTCCTTTCGTTCCTCGTGCTCGTGCACGTCATCGCCGTGACGCTGCTCCTGTCGTTCCGGAACGGCTTGAAGGCGGCGCTGTGGCACGCCCTGCTCCTGTTCGTGCTCTCGTGGCTCTTCGAAGCGGGCGTGGTGAGCGCCCGGCCCGGGGTGACCCCCGAGCAGTCCGCCGTCCTGGGTGCCCTGGCCCTGCTGATCGTGGCGGTGGCGACGGCGTGGTTCTCGTCCCTCAACGAAGGGGAGCTGCGGCGGGGGAAGGCGGAGATGCGGGCGCTGGCGGACATGGGCAGCCGGATGGCGGCCACGCGTGACCGGGCCGAGCTCCTGCAGGCGCTGCTCGACGGCGTGGCCCGGGCGTTCGGCCACCAGCGGGCGGCCGTGGTGCTGCTCGACACGCCCACGCTTCACCCGGCGTCGCTCGACACGGTCACGCACGCCACGGCGTCGGGCGACGGCGCGGCGCCGGGCGCGACGTCCGGCGCGACGCCCCTCGCCCCCGTCATCGGACCCGCCATTGCCCACGCCGGCGCCCCGCCCGCTGCGTCGACCGCCACCGCCTTCGTCCTCGCCGGCGACGGGCGGGCCGCCCCGGCGGCCACGGGGCCGGCGGCCGGGTCGCACGCCGGTAGGCCGGCCGCCGACGGCGGCGGCGCAGGCGCAGCCCGCCCGCTGCTCGTGCGGAGGCTCGACGACGGAAGCGACCGGCTGCTGGCGACCGCCCTCCCGGGCGCCTCGAACGTGATCGTGGCCCCGTTGGTCATCGAGGGGCGGGCCGTCGGCGCCGTGGCCGTGGAGCGGGCCGGGGGGCGGCGGGCCCGGGTGACAGCCCGCACCGTGGAGCTGCTCGGACAGTTCGCGGCCCACGCCGCCCTCGCCCTGCGGGCGGCCGCGCTCCAGGCCGAGGTCGAGCGCATGGCCAGCACCGACGCGCTCACCGGCGTGGCCAACCGGCGGTCGTTCGAGTCGGCGCTGCGGCGGGAGCTGGCCCGGGCCACCCGGCGCGGCGAGTCCTGTGGGCTGATCGTGCTCGACGTCGACCACTTCAAGCGGGTCAACGACACCTACGGCCACCAGGCCGGCGACGAGGTCCTGGCGCGGGTGGGGCAGGCGCTCGGCGACGCGGCCCGGGCCACCGACATCGTGGCGCGGTACGGGGGCGAGGAGTTCGCCGTGATCCTGCCCTCCTCGACCGGGGCCGACGCCGTCCGCGTGGCCGAACGCCTCCGCGCCGCCGTCGGCGAGAACCGGGGCCCGGTGGCTGTCACCGTCAGCGCCGGTGCCGCCGTCTTTCCCGTCGACGGCTCCGACGCCTCCGCCTTGGTGGCGGCGGCCGACGCCGCCTTGTACAAGGCCAAGCGGCAGGGCCGCGACCGCACGGTTCGCTTCCGCCGCCCCCGCCCCCTCCGGGTGGCCGCCGCCTCCTGA